The genomic region cttcttgAAGTTGTGATGTTCTGATGATCACTGCCTGTTCTGTTCGTGGTTGTGTGCCTAGAACATGACTAGAATTCTTTTTATAGATTTTCTGTAGAATTGCTGTGTTTTAATATTAGTTCTTCTGTGCTATCAGTCAGTTAGTACTATGATATGCTTTGTTGATGGGTTCTGAGCCAGTTTAGCGACTCCCCTGATTTCGCAGATTTATACATTATTGTACGATCCCACGCTTGATATCGCCGCCGCTATTGGGGGTTGAGGGGCAAAGTCAGTGTAATGTTTCCTTGATGGCTTCTTCAGCATCTGCTGACCGTGTTGCTCAGAATGGGTTGGGGTTGAAAGAACGTAATTACTTGGGATTGTCTGATTGTTCGTCGGTAGACAGCTCTGCAGTCTCGAGTGTGCCTGAGGAAAAGAAGAGTAATTTAAATCTGAAGGCGACAGAATTGAGGCTTGGTCTTCCTGGCTCTCAATCCCCCGAACGAGAATCAGACTTTACCCTGCTAAGCCCCAGCAAGCTTGATGAGAAGCAATTGTTTCCACTGATTCCTTCCAAGGATGGAATCTTATTGTCACAGAAGACAGTTGTTTCTGGAAACAAAAGAGGATTCTCAGACACTGTGGATGGATTTTCAGAATCTAAGAGTACCGTGTTTAATGATGGAAGCTGGATGTTTAATCCTGCAGGTTCTGATTCTGGACAAACAAAGTTAGCTGGTAATGCTGGAATTAGTGTAATGCTTTCCAACAGGTCATCTGGGACTCAGCCATCTGTTAAGACTGAGGTTCCTGCAAAAACACCAAAGGAATGCAGTAACAAGATGAATGGTTCTAACACCAACAGCCCACCTGCTTCTAAGTAAGTGCAGAAGCTCCAAAGGAGGATCAATGAGGAAATGATTATGGTCGAACTAGTTCACTTTTAGTATTTGGAGACTTGCAACTGTTTGggttttttgttgtttcttgcAGGGCACAGGTTGTTGGTTGGCCACCAATCAGATCTTTCAGGAAGAATTCTCTTGCCACAACCTCAAAGAACAATGATGAAGTTGACGGTAAACCGGGTCCTGGTGCTCTTTTTGTCAAGGTCAGTATGGATGGTGCTCCTTATCTGAGAAAGGTGGATCTCAGAACATACTCTACATATCAAGAACTTTCTTCTGCCCTTGAGAAAATGTTCAGCTGTTTTACCTTAGGTAAGGTGCTCTTCGGTTCTAGATTTCTTTAAGTCTTTAACCTTTATGTTCTTAACATTATGCTCGTTGCAGGACAATGTGGACCGCAGGGTGCTCCGAGCAGGGAAATGCTCAGCGAGAGCAAGTTGAGAGATCTTCTGCATGGATCAGAATATGTGTTGACATATGAGGATAAGGACGGTGACTGGATGCTTGTTGGAGACGTCCCGTGGGAGTAAGCTTTCGTTCTTCATTTCATGTCTGTAATTGCTTCGCTTCTATGCATTACTGCTAAAAGAAAGTAGTAAGATAAACAGAATCTGCTTTGTTGTTTTGAGTTTACCAGTATTGATAACCATAGAcgaatatttcatttttgagGTCATCCATGCACCCCGAAATATCTTATCTTcgtaaatttgtaattattgacaAAGTGAGAAACTTTGTGAATTGGACATACAAGCCCCCATTGCCAAAGACACTTGGAAAAAAAGATTCTTCTCAACATTTATGTACAATTCTGTTAATTCTTCCATCCTGCAGTGGTtagtttatttgaattttatggtTTCCATGACAAAGAACTGCTGAGTTGCCCAATATTTCAGACTGAAGTTGAATAAGATGCATAGACCAATTTGAAATCAAACTAAACCTGGACCGGTAAACATTGAGGGACAAGCTAGACAAGAATGATTGCAATCGATGTAGGAACTCAATGATATAAAAGATTGTgctctatataaaattgtttTGCTCTATTTCGTTCTATGTATTCTCATCTTCTTGAAAGAGATCAAGCCATGCTGATGTCAAAacattttttaacaatttaattctattaattctTATCAAAACAACACCACATAGCAAAGATTATGaatgagtttttcttttctttctttctttttttttttttcaatttcttgttaCTCTAACTGGACAGTGTATTAAGGAATTTTCTGCTGGTCATAACCATTTTGTTCCTTCTCTTACGGGTTCATAATGTATACCTGAATTGGCTATTTATGCAGCGTATtgcttttcaattttgttgtttctttcttgCTGAAAAACTGAAGAGAACATTGCCTTTTCTAAAATGAATCATTAGAATCTGTAGGCGTCGGTCGTTGATGATTTCTTGCATACTGTcatatgtctaattttatgtGCTTGAAAACGCTGGATCTTACATTCTTGGATGGTTAAGTTACTTGAGTGCAATATGCTCCAATGCTTGATCAACCGGAGATTTTCTACTACACAACattcttcaattttcatcTAACTGATTCATGCGGCTTTTTTAGGATGTTCATCGACTCGTGCAAGAGGCTCAAAATCATGAAAGGCTCCGATGCTATTGGATTAGGTGAGCAGTTTATTGATGTATGATTGTATGACgtttgctttaattttatgatcttTTATGAACTGCTTTTGTAGCTTGCTTGCTAGATGAAAGCTGCACAGTGGTAAAAGTATTTGTTTTGTGGGAATTCTTATTTGGGGCTAGgcaaaattgttattatgtctTCTCTATGTAACATATCTCGATGCTCGATAAGTATAAGAATGGACCAATTCCAATACAGAACTGACTGTGTAtgcataaaattgaataaagtGACTATCATCTAGACTAGGACTTTGACCTGCGATATTGTTTTATATCTTGGAAGTAAGAAGAGTATACCACAGTTTATAGGGGCCGTGTTAGTGATATTAGATATGAAATGATTcttcttttaagtttttacaCAAGGTAGTAATTTAACATAGTATCAGAGCCCAGAGGTAATCATTCAACATGGTATGAGCGTCACACCGAACAAGAGGTCTTGgccaaaaagaaagaaagaaagaaaatcatacTGGTTGCGCCACGCCCGGTGCATGTTTAAGATATTAAGTATTAAATGATTCTTCCTTCTACTAGTATAACCATGGCAATTATAAATAGCCGtagtaaatagttattgaccacGGCCACGCACTGGTTGTTGGTCGAAGTTTTTGCGAATGTcgctaaaacatttgtcatcGTTAATAGCCATGGCAAAAACATTTGTCAGGGCTCATAGCTATGGCAAAAAAAGTTTCCATGATGGATAATCTATGCTTTTGTGACtatgattattaataataatttcccATGATTTTAGTCCGGAAACAATGAAGTTGTAGCCACtagtaaattttcttctagtgtACCTATTAAGAAATCACAAAACAGAAGGGACAACCCCCAACCCAACATTAGTAAAGTGAAACAACTGAAAAATTCAGTGAAATGTTCGTGCTGTTTCTGTTCTAAATATGGGCTTAAATAATGCGAAGCGCCCCCCCGCCCCCCCCCCTTTAAACAATAAATGATAATCAGACAGTTCTTATTTTACATATTCTGGTTTACAGCTCCCAGGGCCGTGGAGAAATCCAAGAACAGGAACTAGCTGTCCGCTGTGGGTGATTGTTTTCTGTTTGCATGGTTGAGAGTGGAAAGATCCATCACAGTGGCTTCTGATCAAGTCCCGTATCATGTTTTCCGGTGCATCTGGTCATTTTATCTCGTTTTGCTTGCATTCTGTGTcttctttctatatttttcataatctaCGTGTTTGTAGTTGGCCTGCTAGTTATACTGAATGCTTTTGTTTGTGAAGTCCATGTCGTACTATGTATTCATGAATGTGTGTGATCTAATACCTCTGTCATATATGTTGTACTCTTGTTTGAATTGTCGACTACTGCAATTATGTATTGTGTTATTTGTTCCCTGGAactcatttgaatttgagttgAAGCACAAACCGGATGCCGTGTGGTTGTCTGAAACTTTAATCTCTATGACAGGTTTGAGCATTCGATAATTGCAACTTGGTTGAAATAATATTgcattaaatttcaatagaaGCGCAAGTAGAATGGCGTACCGTCGTTCGGATGGTAATAACTTAGCTAAAATGTTTGTTTGGCTATTTAGATCGAACTTGCTTGCAGATTCCTTTGTGATATTGAGGTTCGAAAATAAGTTTAGTCGAAGtccatttaatttgaataattcgTGACCAAGTCTATTATAATTGAGGGTCGACGAGGTTTGGTTTAGTTGGCGAAGTTGAAATCTCATAGTTATGGTTACGAATTCTATATCTGGAATATTCTACTTAATAGTATTCATTTGTGTTTTTATGGTAGTTTTTGATTAATcctacatatttaatattgattattaagttttttttttttagaaaaaaggtATTCCAGTGATTAAGATAATGATTaattgtgattgatttgtttttaaaaagtCTACACAATGGAgggattattttattttattttatttttgattgaattggttataattatgttataaatttcaattattaccAATTGATATATGTCAACTATAtgtatagttaattaataattattattattgtagacaagtaaaaaaatagagggACTACATGTAAATGTATTAAACCTCAAGGAGCGCAACGTAAGTATCcctatttgttatattattagttcgaatttgattaatttctaTCTGAGTTAATATTTCAATCCACCTTATGCCTCATAGGCtcataataatgtaataatgatGGGTTAGTTTTATAAGTAGGAGTCTGAATAATTACAATGGATTTTGAATAACCTTTTTTCATCTGAAAGTTTTAATATGTcctaaatctttttttataaaataaatattataatttttatatacataatatatgtATCTGTTAAATGTCATGGATGCAGTAATATATGatttccccaaaaaaaaaaaaaaaattcaaaattattcgGCATTTGTCGAATTTTTTGTACCAttgataatgataaaaaaaatcgcCCATCAATGATGTCTTAGTTTAATAATTGAGATTGGggtattataaataagttcgAATATCACTAAATGtgcatatttatttgactttatatgagtttaatataatttatttaacttttatattatattaatatattgaattagttgatgtatttaatttattaaaatattaatataatcatataattatccgttccatcaccaaaaaaaaaaaaaaaagacaaattgTCCAAAGAAATGCTTCGATATTCATTATTCCATTTggattaatatgttaatttgttcacttccataaaaatattaattaaagaaaaaaaaatcaatgaataCGTTATTTGACTTCAAACCCATCACTAATAACATCTTTTGAACTTTAGACCTTTTGTCTTATTTCTGAAAGTGCGTTTCATCATTAGTTCGAGATTTCTTGTGTAAATCGCTACTTGTATGTCGTACGCTATTTATCCACTGAGCAGACAGTAACCAATGACCACGACAGACTCCATCACATTCAAAAACcttaaagaaaaatcaatttatttttggaattattaCACCGTACTCTCGTAAAGTTTGatgcaattatatgtaaattttttatgatagaaaaattatatctaatattattacatttatttttatctaataaatagatcactTCAGTATAAATTTATCGAATTGGtcgatattaaaaaaaaaataaattaaaaaaatatatatatttactattgattaatttattcattagttattgtaggtcaaacagatctttcttttttttttttcttttttaaaccaaaataCAATTATGAGGGTGAGTTAGCGTATAGGTAATTcagttagaaaaaaattatttaacttgcaatatgtcaataataagtaaattggGAGTAAATATAGATTCCCGTTCGACTTTTTTGCTAATacaacaaatttgataaattttaactaatgaaaaattatttattgattagaaacaaacatcaaacatacttgatataatttttgaaacaacatgaatttatctataatttgaataaagtTTAGGAGAaaacaatgtaattatctcattattttattactaagtGAGATTTTCTAGATTGCGTTCTTTGTTCATGGCCAGCAAAAAGTCGTCAATCCTACTCGACTTTTAGCCTTCCTCTGTTTCAATttcagttttcaatttttattttcgtatacaattttttctataaaaaaaggagtatatttaaatcaatcgATAATATcgtactttttattatttgtgatgtaaattaatatattattcattttacaccaaatgattgaattttttttattgaaaagtatttgtaGGTGTGtgtaaagaaataataattcagGGTTTTTGTcgaaacatatttttaaaaaaaatattattttagtattttcaagaatatgaaaattgaaaattataaatgaaaatattaacatataaGACCTTAATCAGATGGTGttagattaaatttattctagaaaaattatagttatacattttataaaatctttttggAGTTTATACgatattacattttattttgaaaat from Sesamum indicum cultivar Zhongzhi No. 13 linkage group LG3, S_indicum_v1.0, whole genome shotgun sequence harbors:
- the LOC105158554 gene encoding auxin-responsive protein IAA9-like, whose amino-acid sequence is MASSASADRVAQNGLGLKERNYLGLSDCSSVDSSAVSSVPEEKKSNLNLKATELRLGLPGSQSPERESDFTLLSPSKLDEKQLFPLIPSKDGILLSQKTVVSGNKRGFSDTVDGFSESKSTVFNDGSWMFNPAGSDSGQTKLAGNAGISVMLSNRSSGTQPSVKTEVPAKTPKECSNKMNGSNTNSPPASKAQVVGWPPIRSFRKNSLATTSKNNDEVDGKPGPGALFVKVSMDGAPYLRKVDLRTYSTYQELSSALEKMFSCFTLGQCGPQGAPSREMLSESKLRDLLHGSEYVLTYEDKDGDWMLVGDVPWEMFIDSCKRLKIMKGSDAIGLAPRAVEKSKNRN